Within the Deltaproteobacteria bacterium genome, the region AAAATTTTGTACAGGCACTTGTGCAGGGCCGTTTACCTGCACTTGCACGCCTGAGTCAGGTTTTGGGTTTCAGGGAGGCAACAGCCGTTGCCGGAAAAAAAGTGCTTCTACTTTTCGACAAGTATAAAAAATATATTAAACCAATCCGTCGCAAACAATTGGAAATTGTATGGCCTCTTTACAAAATATAAAACCCGCTTCCCGCATTTCCGGAAGCACTACTCCCCCCGCACTGCGTGAGGCGCTCTATCATATTTTTTCGGGTTGCGGCGAGGGACTTTGGCTGGTGGGTGGAACCGCATTGGCCGGTTATTACGCGAAGCACCGCCGCTCCGATGATCTGGATTTGTTTGCCGTTGACGAAACCGCGCATCGTGCCGCCACACTCGCCGCGAAATCCCTGAAAAACAAGGGAGCACTCCTGACAAATGAAAGAACCACGCCAAACTATTATCATGCCGACGCGCAGTTTCGCGGACATCCTTTCACCATTGACATTGTTTTGGACGAGCATTTGCACGCGACAGGAAAGGCCATTCAAACCCAAGACAAAATCTGGGTTGCCGATTTACCCACATTGTTCGCCATGAAAGCGGCGTGCCTGATAAGCCGCTGTTCGGAAAAAGACCTTTTTGATCTCGACTGGATTCTTTCGCATGTCCCTCATTTTGAAATTGAAAATTTGATTCAGGCCGGAGCCCAGTTTGATGGTGGCCTTAATGTGGAAACACTTTTAATCAGTCTTCAGGGCGGGACACTCCATAAGGAGGCTTGCCATTTTCTTTTGCCGAAAAGTTCCATGACCGTGGCTGAAGCTTACAAAAAAATTATAGCGCTCCGAGAAACTCTAATTGAGAAGTTGATGGTCTATCAGAAAAAACTCTCTTTGAGTAATGATGCAAAAGCATTGGCCCAAGCCGTCAAAGATCAAAAAAAAATATAAAACACGGTCACCTATTCTGCTGGACAACGAAAATGCCTTCGGCGATGTCTTGATCTATGGCGATTTCTGTCTCTTGAACGCGTATCAAAAAAGCGGGGCTGAGACTTGCCAGATGCACGAGCGCTCCCGGAGTGACCCCGAGACCGCTTAGACGTTCCAGCAACGCATGATATTTGGGAGACATAAACACAATTTTGTAATTTTCTCCCACATCGCCGCCGGAGAGCGGCATGACCAAAGGTTTGACCGCGTCCACAAACATTTTACAACACTCACCGGGAGGAATGGGTCTTCCATGCGGACAGGTAGGCGGATGACCCAAAAAAGAACAAATCCCGTCCACCGCTTCGGCGGTCAGAACCGTTTCATGTTCCATTCTGCAAGCCATCGCCTGCATGGCTTCTTCAGAAAGATTAAAAATCACGCCGAAAAGGCGCTCCGATAAACGATGACGGCGCACAAGGTTCCGCGCAATCGTCTCTCCTTTCGGGCGAAAGGATAAAGCACCATTTTGTTTCTGCAGAAATCCGTCAGAAATCAGTTCGGCAGTTGCTTTTTGTTTTGTTGTCTCATCAACGAGGGCAAGGCAATGGTCTTTTTCTTCCGTCCCCTTCTCGCGATTCAACCAGAGACGCACAAGAATGTGGTCCTTGATTTCATCAAGGCTCATTTTTTCCGAATTGTTTTCCTTAGAACTCATTTCAAAACCTCCTCTACTGCAACGCTGGCTTTTTGGCTACGACCGCGTCAGATTTCGCAGAAAACTCGTCAACGTAGCTATGGCTACGCCTCCGAGTTTTCTGCTCATCTTCCTTGTCTCGCTCAAAAATCCAGCGTTTCGTTGACGAGGAGATTTTGAAATGAGTTCTAATCTCCTCACACTGTTAAAAAATTTCGATTCTTCGACAAATTCATAATAGCAATTGGGACATCGGGTCATGCCACACCTTTTGGACAAGATGCATCCGCCACACGCGGCTTCCAGTTTCCCAAATAAAAAACCGCACAAAGGGCATCCTA harbors:
- a CDS encoding nucleotidyl transferase AbiEii/AbiGii toxin family protein, coding for MASLQNIKPASRISGSTTPPALREALYHIFSGCGEGLWLVGGTALAGYYAKHRRSDDLDLFAVDETAHRAATLAAKSLKNKGALLTNERTTPNYYHADAQFRGHPFTIDIVLDEHLHATGKAIQTQDKIWVADLPTLFAMKAACLISRCSEKDLFDLDWILSHVPHFEIENLIQAGAQFDGGLNVETLLISLQGGTLHKEACHFLLPKSSMTVAEAYKKIIALRETLIEKLMVYQKKLSLSNDAKALAQAVKDQKKI
- a CDS encoding metal-dependent transcriptional regulator, with product MSSKENNSEKMSLDEIKDHILVRLWLNREKGTEEKDHCLALVDETTKQKATAELISDGFLQKQNGALSFRPKGETIARNLVRRHRLSERLFGVIFNLSEEAMQAMACRMEHETVLTAEAVDGICSFLGHPPTCPHGRPIPPGECCKMFVDAVKPLVMPLSGGDVGENYKIVFMSPKYHALLERLSGLGVTPGALVHLASLSPAFLIRVQETEIAIDQDIAEGIFVVQQNR